A stretch of the Melitaea cinxia chromosome 14, ilMelCinx1.1, whole genome shotgun sequence genome encodes the following:
- the LOC123659525 gene encoding islet cell autoantigen 1, translated as MMQHQYWVTKKTVLKKFGTKEDDCIVSSDAELDAKLELFRSISDSCLQLQRVLDQYQERLCILAQEENALGKFLRDAGKAGEASGKHMVSAGKAISYSGQQRLSIRPPLLRLYHEVETFRCRAVKDMRATVSAMEKARIEYRAALSWMKSTSAQLDPDTGRGLDNYRKAQRQVRESKKVFDKLTLDVLQKIDLLAAARCNMFSHVLSNYQNSFMNFSTKVAQTLQAAVDTMNETPQYEFCILKSLGEVDSNQEEGTPLDKDQMLFFKDDYKDEVQEKPSTSIETEHPKDNENENQLSKDKNNESSTLGNLIDTGIEAATVNKDVNEDLAGLQLNCGDVPANFGSFMPSQLLQNLNTNLLQESLAPVHVNKMKSNQQLNTEQPSKQQLPKPAPKKEDKAAWFKLFAELDPLANPDNLPGSNANQSHAA; from the exons ATGATGCAACATCAATATTGGGTGACCAAAAAGACTGTATTGAAAAAATTCGGAACCAAAGAAGACGATTGTATAGTTTCTTCTGATGCCGAGCTTGATGCAAAACTAGAATTGTTTCGATCAATATCTGATAGTTGCTTGCAATTGCAACGTGTTTTAGACCAGTACCAAGAACGATTGTGTATTTTAGCTCAAGAAGAAAACGCTTTGGGTAAATTTTTACGCGATGCAGGCAAAGCTGGTGAAGCTTCGGGTAAACACATGGTATCAGCGGGTAAGGCAATATCTTACTCTGGGCAGCAGCGCTTATCTATAAGACCACCTTTGTTGAGGCTTTATCATGAAGTGGAGACATTTAGATGCCGAGCTGTGAAAGATATGCGAGCAACGGTTTCAGCTATGGAAAAAGCTCGTATAGAGTATCGTGCTGCCCTCAGCTGGATGAAATCGACCAGTGCTCAACTTGATCCCGATACTGGACGTGGACTTGATAATTATAGAAAAGCACAAAGGCAAGTTCGCGAAAGTAAGAAGGTTTTTGATAAGCTGACCCTAGACGTTTTACAaaag ATTGATTTATTAGCTGCGGCAAGATGTAACATGTTCTCTCACGTCTTATCCAATTACCAAAATTCATTCATGAATTTCTCAACAAAAGTTGCTCAAACCTTACAAGCTGCAGTGGATACAATGAATGAGACTCCGCAGTatgaattttgtattttaaaaagctTAGGAGAAGTAGACTCTAATCAAGAAGAAGGGACACCATTGGACAAAGATCAAATGCTTTTTTTCAAG GATGATTACAAAGATGAAGTACAAGAAAAACCCTCGACATCAATTGAGACAGAGCACCCTAAagataatgaaaatgaaaatcaattgTCCAAAGACAAAAACAATGAGTCATCAACATTGGGTAATCTCATTGATACGGGAATAGAGGCAGCAACTGTTAACAAAGATGTCAACGAAGACTTAGCAGGACTGCAGTTAAATTGTGGAGACGTACCGGCTAATTTTGGATCATTCATGCCTTCACAGTTACTTcag AATCTAAATACTAACCTACTACAAGAATCTTTGGCTCCAGTTCATgtaaacaaaatgaaatcaaaCCAACAATTAAATACAGAACAACCAAGTAAACAGCAACTTCCGAAACCTGcaccaaaaaaggaggataaAGCTGCTTGGTTCAAATTATTTGCAGAATTGGATCCTTTAGCCAATCCCGATAACTTACCTGGATCTAACGCTAATCAAAGTCATGCTGCTTAA